The DNA window GCCGTTGGGCCCTCCGGTGCCGGCAAGGCGCTCAAGACCAACCTGCTCGCGAGCGAAATTCTCGGCTCCGCCAACCCGTACGCGGTCGGCGGCACGCACCGGCACATCCCGGAGATCGCGCAGAGCCTCCGCACGGCGGGCGCCACCGACGTGAGCGTCTCGTTCACACCGGTCCTCGTGCCGATGTCGCGCGGCATCCTCGCGACCAGCACTGCCCGCATCGTGCCGGGAACCGGTGCGGATGCCGTCCGCGCGGCCTGGCAGGACGCCTACGGTTCCGAAACCTTCGTGCAGCTGTTGCCGGAGGGGGAGTTTCCCCGGACCGCCGATGTGATCGGCGCGAACACCATGCTCATGGGGCTCGCCGTGGACGAAGCGGCAGGCCGCGTCGTCGTCGTGACCGCCGTCGACAACCTCGCCAAGGGCACCGCTGGTGCCGCCATCCAGTCAGCGAACATCGCACTGGGACTCGACGAAGCAACTGGGCTTCCTCTGAACGGAGTAGCACCGTGACCGTCACCGCAGCACAGGGATTCGAAGCGTCAGGGATCGCAATCGGCCTCAAGGACTCAGGCGGCAAGGACCTCGCGCTCGTCGTCAACCGCGGGCCCCGCTACGCATCCGCCGCCGTGTTCACGAGCAACCGTGCGCAGGCCAATCCGATCCTCTGGTCGAAGCAGGTCATCGACGACGGAACGGTCAACGCGATCGTGCTCAACTCGGGCGGCGCCAACTGCTTCACCGGCCCCGAGGGCTTCCAGACCACCCACGCCACGGCCGAGGCCGTGGCATCCGCACTCGAGGTCTCAGCCGGCGACGTGCTCGTCTGCTCGACCGGCCTCATCGGCGTGCAGCTCGATCGTGACAAGCTCCTGCCCGGCGTCGCCACGGCGGCAGCGGCACTCAGCACCGACGGCGGAACCGACGCCGCCGAGGCGATCCTCACCACCGACAGCCACGCGAAGACGGCGGTCGTCGAGGGTGACGGCTGGGTGATCGGCGGAATGGCGAAGGGCGCAGGGATGCTCGCGCCCGGGCTCGCCACGATGCTCGTCGTGCTCACAACCGACGCCGACCTCGCCAGTGACCAGCTCGACCGCGCGCTGAGGGCGGCCACCAGGGTCAGCTTCGACCGCCTCGACTCGGACGGCTGCATGTCGACGAACGACCAGGTCACTCTCCTCGCGTCGGGGGCATCCGGGGTCTCACCCGACGCCGATTCGTTCACCGCTGCCGTCCGCGAGATCTGCCTCGACCTGGCTCGCCAGCTCCAGGGCGACGCCGAGGGCGCGAGCCACGACATCACCATCGAGGTTCACGGGGCCGTGAGCGAAGACGACGCCGTCGAGGTCGGCCGCTCCGTCGCACGGAACAACCTCTTCAAGGCCGCCGTCTTCGGCAACGACCCCAACTGGGGACGGGTCCTCGCCGCGATCGGGACCACCCAGGCCGTGTTCGACCCATACGCCGTCGACGTCTCGATGAACGGGGTTCGGGTCTGTCACGCCGGGGCGCCGGACGCCCCGCGTGAGGACGTCGACCTCACCGGCCGCGCGGTCTCGGTCGTCATCGATCTCAAAGAGGGCACCGAGTCTGCCACCATCCTGACCAACGACCTCACGCACGACTACGTGCACGAGAACAGCGCGTACTCGAGTTGATGATGACGGATACAGCAGCCACCACAGACGCTATAGCGAAAGCCGCGGTGCTCATCGAAGCGCTGCCATGGCTCAAGCGCTACCACGGCGCCATTGCCGTCGTGAAGTTCGGCGGGAACGCCATGGTCAGTCCCGAACTCACCCGTGCATTCGCCGAAGACATGGTCTTCCTCCGCCACGCGGGCCTCAAGCCGGTCGTCGTGCACGGCGGTGGGCCGCAGATTTCGGCACGGCTCACCGAGCTGGGCATCGAGAGCGAATTCCGTGGCGGCTACCGGGTGACAACGCCCGAGGCCATGACCGTTGTTCGCGACGTCCTGAACCACGACGTCAACGCGCACCTCGTCGACCTCATCAACGAGCACGGCAGCTTCTCGATCGGACTCAGCGGCGAAGCGGCGAGCAGCACCGAGTCCGGAGCGGCAACAACGCTCTTCACTGGAGCGCGCCGCGGAGCGGTCGTGAACGGCGAAACCGTCGACCTCGGTCTCGTCGGGGACGTCGTGTCGGTGGCACCACAGACCGTGCTCGACGCCATCGACGCCGGTCTCATCCCCGTCATCTCGTCGATAGCGCCCGACGGCGACGTGCCGGGCCAGGTTCTCAACGTGAACGCTGACGCCGCGGCATCCGCTCTCGCTGTGGCACTGAACGCTGACAAGTTCCTCATCCTCACCGATGTCGCAGGCCTCTACAGCGACTGGCCCGACCGTGATTCCCTCGTGTCGGTCATCTCGACGACGGCGCTGCGCGAGCTTCTGCCGGCTCTCGAATCGGGAATGATCCCCAAGATGGCCGCGTGTCTCGAAGCCGTCGACGGCGGAGTGCGCAACGCGGCGATCATCGACGGCAGGCTCGAGCACTCGATCCTGCTCGAGGTCTTCACCCAGCAGGGCATCGGAACACAGATCGTGGGGGAGGACTCATGAAGGACTGGCACCTCGTCGCCGCGCACGACATGATGCGCGTCTTCGGTGAACCTCAGGCGCTGCTGACCCACGGCTCTGGCTGCACGGTCTGGGACGAGGACGGTCGGGAGTACCTCGACTTCCTCGGCGGGATCGCCGTCAATGCGCTCGGCCACGCCCACCCGGTGCTGGTCGAGGCCATCGCCACCCAGGCGGCAACACTCATCCACGTGTCGAACTACTTCGTCACAGCACCGCAGCTCGAACTGGCCGCACGGCTCAAGCGGCTGACCGGTGCAGGGGATGCCGGCCGGGTCTACTTCGCAAACTCAGGGGCAGAAGCCAACGAGGCGGCGTTCAAGCTCGCGCGGCTCAACAACGGTGACGGCCGCCGGACCCGTATTCTCGCGCTCAACAATTCGTTCCACGGCCGCACCATGGGCGCGCTCGCGCTCACCGGCAAACCGTCCATCCGCGAGGCGTTCGAGCCGATGGTGCCCGGCGTCACCCACATCGATGCCACCCTCGAAGCCCTCGAAAGCGCGTTCGACGACACCGTCGCCGCGATCATCGTCGAACCGATCCAGGGCGAGGCAGGCGTGCGCGAGCTGCCGGCCGGGTTCCTCGGTCGCGCCCGAGAGCTCGCCACCCGGCACGGCGCACTGCTGATCGTCGACGAAATCCAGACCGGCGCCGGCCGCACCGGATCCTGGTTCGCGTTCCAGCGGGAGGGCATAGTTCCGGATGCCGTGACCCTCGCGAAGGGAATCGGCGGGGGAGTGCCGATCGGTGCCCTCGTGACCTTTGGTGCGGCATCCGACCTCTTCACGCCAGGCCAGCACGGCTCGACATTCAGCGGCAACCCGCTCGCGACCGCGGCAGCGAACGCCGTGCTCGGCGAGATCGAGACCGCTGGCCTCGTCGACAACGCCCGGGCGCGCGGTGAGCAGCTGAGTGGCGCGATCACCGGCATCGACTCACCGCTCATCGCCGGCGTTCGGGGCCGCGGACTGCTTCTCGGCATCGAGCTGACCGAACCTGTCGCGCCGGCGCTCGTCTCGGCGGCACTTGCCGAGGGCCTCATCATCAACGCACCCAACCCGGAAACGATCCGGCTCGCGCCTC is part of the Mycetocola zhujimingii genome and encodes:
- the argJ gene encoding bifunctional glutamate N-acetyltransferase/amino-acid acetyltransferase ArgJ, producing MTVTAAQGFEASGIAIGLKDSGGKDLALVVNRGPRYASAAVFTSNRAQANPILWSKQVIDDGTVNAIVLNSGGANCFTGPEGFQTTHATAEAVASALEVSAGDVLVCSTGLIGVQLDRDKLLPGVATAAAALSTDGGTDAAEAILTTDSHAKTAVVEGDGWVIGGMAKGAGMLAPGLATMLVVLTTDADLASDQLDRALRAATRVSFDRLDSDGCMSTNDQVTLLASGASGVSPDADSFTAAVREICLDLARQLQGDAEGASHDITIEVHGAVSEDDAVEVGRSVARNNLFKAAVFGNDPNWGRVLAAIGTTQAVFDPYAVDVSMNGVRVCHAGAPDAPREDVDLTGRAVSVVIDLKEGTESATILTNDLTHDYVHENSAYSS
- the argB gene encoding acetylglutamate kinase; this translates as MTDTAATTDAIAKAAVLIEALPWLKRYHGAIAVVKFGGNAMVSPELTRAFAEDMVFLRHAGLKPVVVHGGGPQISARLTELGIESEFRGGYRVTTPEAMTVVRDVLNHDVNAHLVDLINEHGSFSIGLSGEAASSTESGAATTLFTGARRGAVVNGETVDLGLVGDVVSVAPQTVLDAIDAGLIPVISSIAPDGDVPGQVLNVNADAAASALAVALNADKFLILTDVAGLYSDWPDRDSLVSVISTTALRELLPALESGMIPKMAACLEAVDGGVRNAAIIDGRLEHSILLEVFTQQGIGTQIVGEDS
- a CDS encoding acetylornithine transaminase, which translates into the protein MKDWHLVAAHDMMRVFGEPQALLTHGSGCTVWDEDGREYLDFLGGIAVNALGHAHPVLVEAIATQAATLIHVSNYFVTAPQLELAARLKRLTGAGDAGRVYFANSGAEANEAAFKLARLNNGDGRRTRILALNNSFHGRTMGALALTGKPSIREAFEPMVPGVTHIDATLEALESAFDDTVAAIIVEPIQGEAGVRELPAGFLGRARELATRHGALLIVDEIQTGAGRTGSWFAFQREGIVPDAVTLAKGIGGGVPIGALVTFGAASDLFTPGQHGSTFSGNPLATAAANAVLGEIETAGLVDNARARGEQLSGAITGIDSPLIAGVRGRGLLLGIELTEPVAPALVSAALAEGLIINAPNPETIRLAPPLIIGDAELAEFDRRFRAALARVTAIADGTPSPTTTPIAGTT